The following are from one region of the Rosistilla carotiformis genome:
- a CDS encoding beta-galactosidase, which produces MRFAFGLGLILLTTISSASGETRSRSDKNEIAKPYGVFSSKVTPKSATHPLCKGLLLRTSWSKLEPQQGRYDFSDIDRQIEMATRGNRNAESLAFSLAISAGLGGSAQGPNYPAWLIDEGVETMPIQFRGKEGLVPKMWDPRFQKRLKELADAVSQKFANDNRLQLVYVPQATANGVEGHFNGTSYAVLTRNGLTADVWVSAVKQAAMAFADAFDTCAIAVEVHEVLGSPEIPMRILTELNQDPRYGDRIGAGMWWISGGTRYQPALIRALKNYPGDIYGQIIGNSSQPYRFGDKSEDFTTVYRQAIELEVRYLEAWNFEFDFNTQNENIENFNKYAHEKYAMGIANPRTPSFVKPKVTTQGFRRLRQRPQR; this is translated from the coding sequence ATGAGATTCGCATTTGGATTAGGACTGATCCTGCTAACGACAATTTCTTCCGCGTCGGGAGAAACACGTTCCCGCAGCGACAAAAATGAAATCGCAAAGCCTTACGGAGTGTTTTCGTCGAAAGTCACTCCAAAGTCAGCAACTCATCCGTTGTGCAAAGGCCTGCTGCTCAGGACGTCGTGGAGCAAGCTTGAACCACAGCAGGGGCGTTATGACTTTTCTGACATCGATCGCCAGATCGAAATGGCCACACGAGGAAACAGGAATGCAGAGTCCTTAGCGTTCAGCCTCGCCATCTCTGCGGGGCTCGGTGGAAGCGCGCAAGGCCCCAACTATCCCGCCTGGCTGATCGACGAGGGGGTCGAAACGATGCCGATCCAGTTCCGCGGGAAAGAGGGGCTTGTTCCCAAAATGTGGGATCCTCGGTTTCAAAAGAGGCTAAAGGAACTGGCCGATGCGGTGAGCCAAAAATTTGCGAACGACAACCGGCTCCAACTTGTCTACGTCCCTCAAGCGACAGCGAACGGAGTGGAAGGGCATTTCAACGGCACCTCCTATGCCGTACTAACAAGAAACGGTCTTACCGCCGATGTCTGGGTAAGTGCTGTGAAACAAGCGGCGATGGCATTTGCCGACGCGTTTGACACGTGTGCCATTGCGGTCGAGGTGCATGAAGTTCTGGGATCGCCCGAAATCCCCATGCGAATCTTAACCGAACTGAACCAAGACCCAAGATATGGAGATCGAATCGGTGCCGGGATGTGGTGGATCTCCGGTGGCACAAGGTATCAGCCCGCTCTGATTCGGGCGTTGAAGAACTATCCGGGAGATATCTACGGACAGATTATCGGCAACTCATCTCAACCTTATCGTTTTGGGGACAAATCGGAAGACTTCACCACCGTCTACCGCCAAGCAATCGAATTGGAGGTCAGGTATCTGGAGGCCTGGAACTTTGAGTTTGATTTCAACACTCAAAATGAAAACATCGAGAACTTCAACAAATACGCGCATGAAAAGTATGCCATGGGGATCGCCAATCCACGCACCCCGTCGTTCGTCAAGCCAAAGGTCACGACACAAGGATTCCGAAGGCTACGCCAACGTCCGCAGCGATGA
- a CDS encoding type II toxin-antitoxin system RelE/ParE family toxin translates to MQPWRRDRGSIGVPIGIESSAHVHAVQGPRWLYCFLATESHAGRAIEDNPERWESYLRGTHRYLMKRFPYVIVYRVATDRIEILAVAHGRQKPGFWKERLKTD, encoded by the coding sequence ATGCAACCTTGGCGACGAGACCGTGGTTCGATTGGCGTCCCGATCGGCATAGAGTCTTCCGCCCACGTTCATGCCGTTCAGGGGCCCCGCTGGCTTTATTGCTTCCTAGCGACCGAATCGCATGCGGGGCGAGCGATTGAGGATAATCCCGAACGCTGGGAAAGCTATTTGCGGGGAACGCATCGCTACCTAATGAAACGCTTTCCGTACGTCATTGTCTATCGTGTGGCAACGGATCGGATAGAAATCTTGGCCGTTGCTCACGGCAGGCAAAAGCCCGGATTTTGGAAGGAGCGATTGAAAACCGATTGA